One Burkholderiales bacterium genomic window, CGTCGCTCCGTCTTGCGCTCGGCGCTGTACCCGAACGGATCGAGCCAAGTACCGCGCAACCCCTTGAGCCTGGCCAGCACGCGGAACGCAATGCCTACCCATGCCCCGTACTCGGACTTCACGAGCCGGCCCTGGGCGTCGCGCCTGGCGATGAGCGGTGGCGCCAAGTGGTACTTCACCCGCAAGCGCCCTTCAAAGGTCTCGGCGAGCCGTTTCTCGAAGTCACCGCTCGCATACAGCCGCGCGACCTCGTACTCGTCCTTGTAGGCCATCAGCTTGAACAGCGCCTGCGCCACCGTCTTCGCCAGCGCCTCGCCCCCGACCGCGGCCGCCTCGGCGGCACGGACCTTCTCCACCAGTTGCGCATAGCGCCGGGCATAGGCCGCGTTCTGGTATTCGGTGAGGAAGGCCACGCGTCGGCGCACCAGCGCTTCCAGTGACTGCGGCATCTGCACGATCACCGGTCGCGCCGGCGTGGCCAGCCTTTCGACCTGCTGCAGATCCACCGCCGCCCGGCGGCCCCACTCGAAGGCCAGTTTGTTGGCCTCCACCGCCACCGCGTTCAGCTCGATCGCGCGCAGGATGGAAGCCGGCTGCAGCGGGATCAGCCCTTTCTGGCAGGCGAACCCCAGCATGAACAGGTTGGTCGCGATCGCGTCGCCCAGCAGCGCGGTGGCCAGCCGTGTGGCGTCGAGATAGTGGGCGCGACCGCCGACGGCTTCGTCGATCAACGCCCGCACTGCGGACGCCGGAAAGCGCCAGTCGGGGTCTCTGGCGAACTGCCCCGGCGGCTGCTCGTACAGGTTGATTACTGCCACCGTGCGCCCGGGCCGGGTCTTGGCGATGGCGTCATGGGCGCCGGCGGTGAGCATGTCACAGCCCAGAATCAGATCGGCTTCCCCGGTGGCGATGCGCTGGGCGCGGATTCTCTCCGGCGAGCGCGCGATGCGCACGTGCGAAGTGACCGCGCCGTTCTTCTGCGACATGCCGGTCATGTCGAGCGCGGAGATCCCCTTGCCTTCCAGGTGCGCCGCCATCCCGAGCAGGGCGCCGATGGTGATGACGCCGGTGCCGCCGATGCCGGTGATGAGGATGTTGTAGGCGCTGTCCCCGAGCGGCGCGATGGCGGGCTCGGGCGGCGGCTCGGAGGCCGGCGCGTGTCGCGCGGCTCTGGTCTTGCGCGGCGTGCCGCCTTCCACCGTGACGAAGCTCGGGCAGAAGCCCTTGAGGCAGGAGTAGTCCTGGTTGCAGGCAGACTGGTCGATCATGCGCTTGCGACCGAACTCGGTCTCCAGCGGCAGGATCGACACGCAGTTCGACTGCACGCCGCAGTCGCCACAGCCCTCGCACACCGCCTCGTTGATGAACACACGCGAAGTCGCCTGCGGATACGCCCCCTTCTTGCGGCGCCGGCGCTTTTCCGCCGCGCAGGTCTGGTCGTAGATCAGGACCGACACACCGGGGTATTCGCGCAACTGGCGCTGTACCGCGTCCAGGTCCTTGCGGTCGTGCAGCGTGACGAATGGCGGCAGGGCCGAGCGGTCGGCATAGCGCGAGGGATCTTCGCTCACCACCGCGATGCGCCGTACGCCTTCTGCGCTCATTTCCCGAGCGATCTGCGGCACGGACAGCGGCCCGTCGATCGGCTGGCCGCCGGTCATCGCCACCGCATCGTTGTAGAGGATCTTGTAGGTGATGTTGACCCCGGCGGCGATGGCGGCGCGGATTGCGAGCGAACCGGAGTGGAAATAAGTGCCGTCGCCCAGATTCGCGAAGACGTGCTTGCGCCTGGAGAAGGGCGCCTGGCCGATCCAGGTCGCACCTTCCCCGCCCATCTGCGTGAGCGTCCGGTTGTGCTCGGGATAGATCGAGGTGGCCATCACGTGGCAGCCGATGCCAGCCAGCGCGACGCTGCCGTCCGGCACCCGGGTCGAGGTGTTGTGCGGGCAGCCGGAGCAGTAATACGCCGGCCGCGGCGGCGTGTTCACCGCTTTCCTGAGCACCGCCTCCTTCGCCTCCAGGAACGCCAGCCGCGCCTTGATCCGGTCGCTCGGATGGAAGCGGGCCACTCTTCCAGCGATCACCCGCGCGATCTGCGCGATGGAGAAATCGCCCTTGGCCGGCAGCAGCCACTGGCCGCGCGGATGTACCCACTCGCCGGCTTCGTCGAACTTGCCGATCACCCGCGGGCGCACGTCCGGATGCCAGTTGTACAGATGCTCCTTGAGCTGGTATTCCACCATCTGGCGCTTCTCTTCCACGACCAGGATTTCTTCCAGGCCCCGGGAGAATTCGCGCACACTGTCCGGTTCCAGCGGCCAGGGCATCGCCACCTTGAAGACGCGAATGCCGATCTGCGCCGCGCCGGCCTCGTCGATGCCCAGTTCTTCCAGTGCTTCGAGCACGTCCAGGTACGACTTGCCGGAAGCGACGATGCCCAGCCGCGCGCGCGGCGAATCGATCGTGGTGCGATTGAGACGATTGGCGCGCGCATAGGCGATGGCGGCATAGATCTTGTAGTCCTGCATCAGCGCTTCCAGCGTGCGCGCCTGCTGCGCCAGCCCGTCGGTGAGCAGTCGTGTGTTCATGCCGCCTTCGGGCGCGACGACGTCCTCGGGCAGCGCGATGCGCACGTGGGCGTGGTCGGCCTCGATCGAAGCCGAGGACTCCACCGTGTCGGCGAGCGCCTTGAAGCCCACCGCGCAGCCGGAAAAGCGCGACATCGCGAAACCGTGCAGGCCCAGCTCGATGTACTCCTGCACGTTGCACGGATAGAGCACCGGGATCATCGAGGCCGCGAACAGGTGGTCGCTCTGATGCGGCAGGGTGGAGGAGTAGGCGCCGTGATCATCGCCGGCCACCAGCAGCACGCCGCCGTGCCGGGCGGTGCCCGAGAAGTTCATGTGCTTGAACACGTCGCCGCAGCGGTCCACGCCCGGCCCTTTGCCGTACCACATGGCGAACACGCCGTCGTAGTCGGACTCGCCCACGAGCTTCACCTGCTGGGTTCCCCACACCGCCGTGGCGGCCAGCTCCTCGTTGACGCCGGGCTGGAAGTGGACGTGGTGCGCGGCCAGATGCGGTTGCGCCTTCCACAGCGCTTCATCGAGCCCGCCGAGCGGCGAACCGCGGTAGCCGGAGACGAAGCCCGCGGTATTCAGTCCGACGGCGAGGTCGCGCCGGCGCTGCACCAGTAGCAGACGCACCAGCGCCTGGATGCCGGTCAGGTAGACGCGCCCCCGATCCGACGTGTACTTGTCGTCCAAACTCACTGCTTGCATGTACTGCTCCTCCAGTAGTCCGTTGCCGTCGTAGGGCAACGCCGTCTGCCGGCCCGGCCGACCGGGTCGGTCGGCCGCAGCCGTGTCCGCCGCGCTAGTGGCGCGGCCTGTAGAACCGGCCTTCGCTCAACATGACCTCATGATGGCCGCGACCGGGCGGGATCATGGGAAAGCAGTTGGCCTGTGCCGCGACCGCGACATCGAGAAAGAAAGGACCCGGATAGGCCAGACATTCCTCGATGGCGCCGTCCAGTTCGCGCGGCGACCACACGCGGCGCGCGCCCCATCCGAAGGCCTTGGCCACTTGCACGAAGTCGGGCAACGCCGCGGTGTAGCTGTGGCTGTAGCGGCCCTCGTGGATGAATTCCTGCCACTGGCGGACCATGCCCATGTAGCCGTTGTTGCACAACAGGACCTTGACCGGCGCGCGATGCTGCACCGCGGTGGAAAGCTCCTGCAGGTTCATCAGGATCGACGCATCGCCGCTCACGCACGCCACGGTCTTGTGCGGATGCGCGATCTGC contains:
- a CDS encoding indolepyruvate ferredoxin oxidoreductase family protein translates to MQAVSLDDKYTSDRGRVYLTGIQALVRLLLVQRRRDLAVGLNTAGFVSGYRGSPLGGLDEALWKAQPHLAAHHVHFQPGVNEELAATAVWGTQQVKLVGESDYDGVFAMWYGKGPGVDRCGDVFKHMNFSGTARHGGVLLVAGDDHGAYSSTLPHQSDHLFAASMIPVLYPCNVQEYIELGLHGFAMSRFSGCAVGFKALADTVESSASIEADHAHVRIALPEDVVAPEGGMNTRLLTDGLAQQARTLEALMQDYKIYAAIAYARANRLNRTTIDSPRARLGIVASGKSYLDVLEALEELGIDEAGAAQIGIRVFKVAMPWPLEPDSVREFSRGLEEILVVEEKRQMVEYQLKEHLYNWHPDVRPRVIGKFDEAGEWVHPRGQWLLPAKGDFSIAQIARVIAGRVARFHPSDRIKARLAFLEAKEAVLRKAVNTPPRPAYYCSGCPHNTSTRVPDGSVALAGIGCHVMATSIYPEHNRTLTQMGGEGATWIGQAPFSRRKHVFANLGDGTYFHSGSLAIRAAIAAGVNITYKILYNDAVAMTGGQPIDGPLSVPQIAREMSAEGVRRIAVVSEDPSRYADRSALPPFVTLHDRKDLDAVQRQLREYPGVSVLIYDQTCAAEKRRRRKKGAYPQATSRVFINEAVCEGCGDCGVQSNCVSILPLETEFGRKRMIDQSACNQDYSCLKGFCPSFVTVEGGTPRKTRAARHAPASEPPPEPAIAPLGDSAYNILITGIGGTGVITIGALLGMAAHLEGKGISALDMTGMSQKNGAVTSHVRIARSPERIRAQRIATGEADLILGCDMLTAGAHDAIAKTRPGRTVAVINLYEQPPGQFARDPDWRFPASAVRALIDEAVGGRAHYLDATRLATALLGDAIATNLFMLGFACQKGLIPLQPASILRAIELNAVAVEANKLAFEWGRRAAVDLQQVERLATPARPVIVQMPQSLEALVRRRVAFLTEYQNAAYARRYAQLVEKVRAAEAAAVGGEALAKTVAQALFKLMAYKDEYEVARLYASGDFEKRLAETFEGRLRVKYHLAPPLIARRDAQGRLVKSEYGAWVGIAFRVLARLKGLRGTWLDPFGYSAERKTERRLIGEYEALIEELADTLSPANHRTALALAAVPERIRGFGHVKARSLAAAAAERERLLRQLRAPDVHLAA